The following proteins are co-located in the Aggregatibacter aphrophilus ATCC 33389 genome:
- the metG gene encoding methionine--tRNA ligase: MSNSKRKILVTCALPYANGPIHLGHMLEHIQADIWVRFQRMRGNDIHFVCADDAHGTPIMLKADQMGITPEQLIDDVRHKHMADFAGFNISFDNYHSTHSEENREFSEFIYNRLKENGFIKSRTISQLYDPEKGMFLPDRFVKGTCPKCKSPDQYGDNCEVCAATYSPTELINPHSVVSGATPVMKDSEHFFFDLPSFEAMLKNWLGSGSLQPEVVNKMQEWFEAGLQQWDISRDAPYFGFQIPNTEGKYFYVWLDAPIGYMASFKNLCKRESSIDFDSFWCKDCDAELYHFIGKDIMYFHSLFWPAMLEGAGFRKPSNIFVHGYVTVNGEKMSKSRGTFIQAATYLKHLDPECLRYYYAAKLSNRIDDLDLNLEDFVQRVNTDLVNKLVNLASRNAGFIQKRFDGKLAAVLDDQALFNEFIAQSEQIATYYENREFGKAIREIMALTDKANKYIDDKAPWVIAKEEGKDAELQAVCSMGIQLFRVLMGYLKPVLPKLAERAEAFLQAELTWANLAQPLLNHQIAPFKALFSRLDGKQIEAMIEASKAENAQVNAAPAVKSAVKNANESTGAIEPIAETITIDDFAKLDMRVAKVLKCEAVPESNKLLRFELDLGDHKRQVFSGIKAAYDKPEELEGRFVIMVANLAPRKMKFGVSEGMILSAGTGGADLFLLSADEGVTAGMQVK; this comes from the coding sequence ATGTCGAATTCCAAGCGTAAAATTTTAGTTACTTGTGCCTTGCCGTATGCCAACGGTCCTATTCATTTAGGCCACATGTTGGAGCATATTCAGGCGGATATTTGGGTGCGTTTTCAACGGATGCGCGGCAATGACATTCACTTTGTGTGCGCCGATGACGCACACGGTACGCCGATCATGTTAAAAGCCGACCAAATGGGCATTACGCCAGAACAACTTATTGATGATGTACGTCACAAACATATGGCGGATTTTGCCGGTTTCAATATCAGCTTTGATAACTACCATTCCACACACAGTGAAGAAAATCGCGAGTTTTCAGAGTTCATTTATAACCGCTTAAAAGAAAACGGTTTTATTAAAAGCCGCACCATTTCCCAACTATACGATCCAGAAAAAGGCATGTTCTTACCCGATCGTTTTGTGAAAGGTACTTGCCCGAAATGTAAATCGCCGGATCAATATGGCGACAACTGCGAAGTGTGCGCGGCCACTTATAGCCCTACGGAACTCATTAACCCGCATTCTGTGGTGTCAGGTGCGACGCCGGTAATGAAAGATTCCGAGCACTTCTTCTTTGATTTGCCAAGTTTTGAAGCCATGTTGAAAAACTGGTTGGGCTCCGGATCTTTGCAGCCGGAAGTGGTTAACAAAATGCAGGAATGGTTTGAAGCGGGTCTTCAACAATGGGATATTTCCCGCGATGCGCCATATTTTGGTTTCCAAATTCCGAATACGGAAGGCAAATATTTCTACGTTTGGTTGGATGCGCCTATCGGTTACATGGCGTCTTTCAAAAATCTCTGTAAACGTGAAAGCAGTATTGATTTCGACAGTTTCTGGTGCAAAGACTGCGATGCAGAGCTTTATCACTTCATCGGCAAAGACATCATGTATTTCCACAGCCTGTTCTGGCCTGCCATGTTAGAAGGTGCCGGTTTCCGTAAACCGAGCAATATTTTTGTGCATGGTTATGTGACGGTGAACGGCGAGAAAATGTCAAAATCCCGCGGTACCTTCATTCAAGCGGCAACCTATTTGAAACATCTGGATCCGGAATGTTTGCGTTATTACTACGCAGCGAAATTAAGTAATCGCATTGATGATTTGGATTTGAACTTAGAAGATTTCGTTCAGCGCGTGAACACGGATTTGGTGAATAAATTGGTGAATTTGGCTTCCCGTAACGCCGGTTTTATCCAAAAACGTTTTGACGGGAAGTTGGCGGCAGTATTAGATGATCAGGCTTTATTTAATGAATTTATTGCACAATCTGAGCAAATCGCCACTTATTACGAAAATCGCGAATTCGGCAAAGCCATTCGTGAAATCATGGCATTAACCGATAAAGCCAACAAATATATCGACGATAAAGCCCCTTGGGTGATTGCGAAAGAAGAGGGCAAAGACGCGGAGTTGCAAGCGGTGTGTTCTATGGGGATTCAATTATTCCGCGTGCTTATGGGCTATCTGAAACCTGTCTTACCAAAACTGGCAGAACGTGCAGAGGCTTTCTTGCAGGCGGAATTAACGTGGGCAAATTTAGCGCAGCCTTTATTAAATCACCAAATTGCACCGTTTAAAGCCTTGTTCTCTCGCTTGGATGGTAAACAAATTGAAGCAATGATTGAGGCGTCTAAAGCGGAAAATGCGCAAGTGAATGCCGCGCCTGCCGTGAAAAGTGCGGTCAAAAATGCCAATGAATCTACGGGAGCTATTGAGCCGATTGCGGAGACCATCACGATTGATGATTTTGCTAAATTAGATATGCGAGTAGCGAAAGTATTGAAATGTGAAGCTGTGCCGGAATCTAATAAATTATTGCGCTTTGAACTGGATTTGGGCGATCACAAACGCCAAGTCTTTTCCGGTATTAAAGCCGCTTATGATAAACCGGAAGAACTAGAAGGTCGCTTTGTGATTATGGTGGCAAACCTGGCACCGCGCAAAATGAAATTTGGTGTATCCGAAGGCATGATTTTAAGTGCGGGAACGGGCGGTGCCGATTTATTCTTGTTGTCTGCCGACGAAGGCGTGACGGCGGGAATGCAGGTGAAGTAG
- the apbC gene encoding iron-sulfur cluster carrier protein ApbC, with the protein MATLFSENLTEQQKEHIVQLFKNFQHPTLQKDLISLNTLKKAEKGGDTLRVELSMPFAWNTAFAELKDALTEPLKAAAEVESVKWQLNYQIATLKRANNHPAVKGVKNIIVVSSGKGGVGKSTISVNLAIALQQQGARVGILDADIYGPSIPHMLGAPHQRPTSPDNQHITPIEAHGLYANSIGFLMDEDNATIWRGPMASSALSQLLQETLWPDLDYLVIDMPPGTGDIQLTLSQQIPVTGAVVVTTPQDIALLDAVKGISMFERVSVPVLGIVENMSMHICSNCGHQEAIFGTGGAQRIADKYNIKVLGQQPLHIRLRQDLDRGEPTVIAAPEDDIAKSFMQLAEKVATELYWQGSVIPSEIMFREVK; encoded by the coding sequence ATGGCGACGTTATTTTCTGAAAATTTAACGGAACAACAGAAGGAACACATTGTTCAGTTATTCAAAAACTTTCAACACCCTACTCTGCAAAAAGATCTCATTTCTCTCAACACATTAAAAAAAGCCGAAAAGGGCGGTGATACTTTGCGTGTGGAATTATCCATGCCTTTCGCCTGGAACACGGCTTTTGCTGAATTAAAAGATGCCTTAACCGAACCATTAAAAGCGGCGGCAGAAGTGGAAAGTGTCAAATGGCAACTAAACTACCAAATCGCCACCCTCAAACGCGCCAATAATCACCCTGCGGTGAAAGGTGTAAAAAATATTATTGTAGTCAGCTCCGGTAAAGGCGGCGTGGGTAAATCCACCATTTCCGTCAACCTTGCTATCGCGTTACAACAACAAGGTGCACGCGTGGGAATTTTAGATGCGGATATTTACGGCCCCTCCATTCCACACATGCTCGGTGCTCCGCATCAACGCCCAACATCACCGGATAATCAACACATCACCCCGATCGAAGCGCACGGCTTGTATGCTAACTCCATCGGTTTCTTAATGGACGAAGACAACGCCACCATTTGGCGCGGTCCAATGGCAAGTAGCGCATTAAGCCAACTATTACAAGAAACCTTATGGCCTGACTTGGATTATCTTGTGATCGATATGCCTCCGGGCACCGGTGACATTCAACTTACCCTGTCCCAACAAATTCCGGTGACAGGCGCAGTAGTTGTCACAACCCCACAAGACATTGCCCTATTGGATGCGGTAAAAGGGATTTCCATGTTTGAGCGTGTTTCCGTGCCGGTGTTAGGTATTGTGGAAAACATGTCCATGCACATTTGTAGCAACTGTGGTCACCAAGAAGCGATTTTCGGGACCGGTGGTGCACAGCGCATTGCAGACAAATACAACATCAAAGTGCTTGGTCAACAACCGCTCCACATTCGTCTCCGCCAAGACCTCGACCGCGGTGAACCAACCGTCATCGCCGCCCCGGAAGACGATATTGCCAAATCCTTCATGCAATTGGCCGAAAAAGTGGCAACAGAGCTTTACTGGCAGGGCTCTGTGATTCCGAGTGAGATTATGTTCCGCGAAGTAAAGTAA
- the zevA gene encoding zinc transporter binding subunit ZevA yields MFWLLTPSVFAHPHAFIDMKTKILVKNQQLVGFSAQWILDEPSSAAMLYDINQAHGDKQALQKLINEIISNVVNEHYFSYLFDKNENKVKYSAKPENYGMKTSGSQVLYYFDFMLSKPQSLVDNEFTLSTYDPTYYVAMYYDQPVNQAVDFSQLPANCRGEVLEPQVDNKIKEYASSLDQSQRNEDNTLGALFAQKVRLICK; encoded by the coding sequence ATGTTCTGGTTGTTAACGCCAAGTGTGTTTGCCCACCCGCATGCGTTTATTGACATGAAAACTAAAATCCTGGTGAAAAACCAACAGTTAGTCGGCTTTTCTGCTCAATGGATACTGGATGAACCGAGCTCTGCTGCGATGTTATATGATATAAACCAAGCTCATGGCGATAAACAAGCATTACAAAAATTAATTAATGAAATTATCAGCAATGTTGTAAACGAACATTATTTTAGTTATCTATTTGATAAGAATGAAAATAAAGTTAAATACAGCGCTAAACCTGAAAATTACGGTATGAAAACCAGCGGTTCGCAAGTGTTGTATTATTTTGATTTTATGCTGTCAAAACCACAATCATTGGTGGATAACGAATTCACTTTGAGCACCTACGATCCTACTTACTATGTTGCCATGTACTACGATCAGCCCGTTAATCAGGCAGTCGATTTTTCCCAACTACCGGCCAATTGTCGTGGCGAAGTATTAGAACCACAAGTAGATAATAAAATAAAAGAATATGCGTCATCATTAGATCAATCGCAACGTAATGAAGATAACACGCTTGGCGCGTTATTCGCTCAAAAAGTGCGGTTGATTTGCAAATAG
- the zevB gene encoding zinc transporter permease subunit ZevB, translating into MKSRLFYTALFGLLIAAIIYLFPWLFTQVALWQREFNQLISGYLHDIKQQPAYAGSWLILVSFLYGVFHALGPGHGKFIIAGYLSTHQTQLSRSMQITFFSSLMQGVVAISAVSIIVLVLQLSSGYFNLSQLWLERTAFCLVILLGLNWCWKNGKILYKKRHQQKKRPQIQRIQGISSGEMRVGSLIAEKSAVHISNVFPDHNEHCSCGHQHMPDPTKLKQNHTFKDSLLIILSIGMRPCSGAIFVLFLAYMLDLYRWGVFATLAMAFGTGITLSAFALLVRYARATAVKMGQWYRVPFANLDIEAVMKCVAGVMLIFFALSLLYSSTLPVSGGAVLFAR; encoded by the coding sequence ATGAAATCCCGTTTATTTTATACCGCGTTATTTGGCCTTTTAATTGCCGCCATCATTTATCTATTCCCTTGGTTGTTCACGCAAGTCGCCTTGTGGCAAAGGGAATTTAACCAGCTTATTTCCGGCTATTTACATGACATAAAACAGCAACCTGCCTATGCGGGAAGTTGGTTGATTTTAGTCAGTTTTCTCTATGGCGTATTTCATGCTCTTGGTCCGGGACATGGAAAATTTATTATTGCCGGTTATTTATCCACTCATCAAACCCAACTTAGTCGCAGTATGCAAATCACGTTTTTTTCGTCTTTGATGCAAGGTGTTGTAGCGATTTCGGCCGTCTCAATTATTGTACTAGTTTTACAACTGTCTTCCGGCTACTTTAATTTAAGCCAACTGTGGCTTGAACGCACGGCGTTCTGCTTGGTCATTTTACTCGGCTTAAACTGGTGTTGGAAAAACGGTAAAATTTTATATAAAAAACGCCATCAACAGAAAAAACGCCCTCAAATTCAACGTATTCAAGGAATTTCGTCCGGAGAAATGCGCGTGGGCTCATTAATCGCGGAAAAAAGTGCGGTGCATATTTCAAACGTTTTTCCTGACCATAACGAACATTGTAGTTGTGGGCATCAGCATATGCCTGACCCGACCAAACTAAAACAAAATCATACCTTCAAAGACAGCCTATTGATTATTTTAAGCATCGGTATGCGGCCTTGTTCTGGTGCCATTTTTGTGTTGTTTTTAGCCTATATGTTAGATCTTTACCGTTGGGGAGTTTTTGCCACCTTAGCCATGGCTTTCGGCACCGGCATCACCTTATCGGCCTTTGCCTTATTAGTGCGCTATGCTCGTGCGACAGCAGTGAAAATGGGTCAATGGTATCGCGTACCATTTGCGAATTTAGATATTGAAGCAGTGATGAAATGTGTCGCAGGTGTCATGTTGATTTTCTTTGCGTTAAGTTTGCTTTATAGTTCTACACTGCCGGTTAGCGGTGGTGCGGTATTATTTGCCAGATAA